One window of Quercus robur chromosome 5, dhQueRobu3.1, whole genome shotgun sequence genomic DNA carries:
- the LOC126726956 gene encoding uncharacterized protein LOC126726956 — MAQVLNLSAPNPTLWKLPSTRPESSRSQYTSSTLHDNVNQTWSSLQQKLTCNGRFSCLFSDNRKEERARKALEGALGGKKSEFEKWNKEIKQREEVGGGGDAGGGGWFGWGGRFGWSNGDHFWPEAQQAILTVLGIMIMYLIVAKGELMLAVIFNPLLYALRGTRDGLAFITSRILGKTSPDGHAGFDISKKDNYGRTSAKESVLRKWGSN; from the exons ATGGCGCAGGTTCTGAACCTAAGCGCACCAAATCCAACCCTTTGGAAATTGCCCTCCACTCGCCCCGAGTCATCTCGTTCCCAATACACCTCTTCGACTCTTCATGACAATGTAAACCAGACTTGGAGCTCTCTGCAGCAGAAACTCACCTGTAATGGACGATTTTCTTGCCTTTTCTCTGACAACCGGAAAGAG GAACGAGCTAGGAAAGCTTTAGAAGGTGCGCTTGGTGGAAAGAAAAGTGAATTTGAGAAATGGAACAAGGAAATTAAGCAGAGAGAGGAGGTAGGTGGAGGAGGTGATGCTGGTGGAGGTGGTTGGTTTGGATGGGGTGGAAGGTTTGGTTGGTCCAATGGCGACCATTTCTGGCCAGAAGCACAACAAGCAATTCTCACTGTATTAGGTATTATGATCATG TATCTCATAGTTGCAAAAGGTGAATTGATGCTTGCTGTCATCTTCAACCCATTGCTATATGCTTTACGAGGAACAAGAGATGGACTAGCTTTCATAACATCAAGAATCTTGGGAAAAACATCTCCAGATGGTCATGCTGGTTTTGATATCTCGAAGAAGGATAACTATGGCCGTACCTCTGCTAAGGAGAgtgttttgagaaaatggggGAGCAACTGA